A segment of the Panacibacter ginsenosidivorans genome:
TAAATAATTTCCCCGATTTTAACGTAAAAGGGTTTGATATTGATACGTATAATAATTTTTTCAAAACTTCTAACAGCATCATTAATGCAAAAGCATCTGATATTGCTTATCCGGAACATTGGGGCTGTTTTTCTATAAAATGTGCATTTGGGGGAGAAGAAATATACCGGTCTCAAAACAGGGTTTATGCAGTGCATGAGCAAAATTTTCTGTTACTGAATGAAGGGCAATATTATTCCAGTTACATATTTTCAAAAAAGCCGGTGGAATCATTTACACTCAATTTTACCAAGGCATTCATGCAGGAAGTGTGTGCAGGTTTTGTAAATTCTGATGAACAGATTTTAGACTATCCCTTAGCCGAAAGCAAAATAAACACTGAATTTGTAGAACGCCTGTATAAGCATGACAACACTGTAAGCCCCGTTCTATTTAAAATAAAACAACTGGCAAAAAACTTCTATGCAAACAGGGCAGCAATTACTGAGCTGTACTTTGTTTTATTGGAAAAATTATTATTATTTAATACAGAAGTTCACAAAGAAATAAACAATGTAAAAGCTAGTAAACCATCTACCCAAAAAGAATTATACAAACGGCTTCATTATGCGAAAG
Coding sequences within it:
- a CDS encoding helix-turn-helix domain-containing protein produces the protein MDNAYQFVSLINNFPDFNVKGFDIDTYNNFFKTSNSIINAKASDIAYPEHWGCFSIKCAFGGEEIYRSQNRVYAVHEQNFLLLNEGQYYSSYIFSKKPVESFTLNFTKAFMQEVCAGFVNSDEQILDYPLAESKINTEFVERLYKHDNTVSPVLFKIKQLAKNFYANRAAITELYFVLLEKLLLFNTEVHKEINNVKASKPSTQKELYKRLHYAKDFIDSCYASEITLHELSQITLMNTAYFLRQFKKYFHTTPYKYLMTKRMQVAGNMMQHTRLPIADICTSVGYEDVSSFTKLFKKQHGISPEKFRGQHI